From a region of the bacterium genome:
- the ccsB gene encoding c-type cytochrome biogenesis protein CcsB, producing the protein MSYPFFIVSFIFYLIASFGYVILLAKDSKLATRTVLTLFIFGLVIHTVGLVMRTIESGHAPFANLYESLLFFAWVIAFEFVCVEIFRPTKSLGIIIAPLTAVCSALAIGLPSRYRVAEPLLPALQSKWLEVHVVTAFLAYASFALAFGTGCLFLLQAHWFRKGKTNGFYSRFQDMESLDTHTYWLIAFGFVLLAVGIITGAVWANVAWGSYWSWDPKETWSLITWLIYAGYLHARLIIGWRGRKAAWVSVFGFLAVLFCYLGVNVLLPGLHSYGSLQK; encoded by the coding sequence ATGAGTTATCCATTTTTCATCGTCAGTTTTATTTTTTATCTCATCGCATCGTTCGGCTATGTTATACTATTGGCGAAAGACAGCAAACTCGCTACGCGAACAGTATTAACCCTGTTTATTTTCGGGCTGGTGATTCATACTGTTGGGTTAGTTATGCGGACGATTGAATCTGGTCATGCGCCGTTTGCGAATTTATACGAATCGTTACTCTTTTTCGCTTGGGTGATTGCGTTTGAGTTCGTTTGCGTAGAAATCTTTCGCCCGACGAAAAGTCTTGGAATTATTATTGCGCCGTTAACCGCAGTATGTTCAGCGCTCGCTATCGGTTTACCGAGCCGATATCGTGTAGCGGAACCGTTACTGCCAGCGTTGCAGAGCAAATGGCTGGAAGTCCATGTAGTAACCGCATTTTTAGCCTATGCGTCGTTTGCGTTAGCGTTCGGCACAGGGTGCTTGTTTTTACTGCAGGCGCATTGGTTCCGAAAAGGAAAAACCAATGGATTCTACTCGCGATTTCAGGATATGGAATCGTTAGATACGCATACTTATTGGTTAATAGCGTTCGGGTTCGTTCTACTTGCGGTTGGAATTATTACCGGAGCGGTCTGGGCGAATGTCGCTTGGGGTTCATATTGGAGTTGGGATCCGAAAGAAACCTGGTCGCTGATAACTTGGCTGATTTATGCGGGATATTTGCATGCGCGGTTGATTATCGGCTGGCGCGGCAGAAAAGCGGCGTGGGTTTCGGTATTTGGCTTCTTAGCAGTATTATTCTGTTATCTCGGCGTGAACGTTCTCCTTCCCGGATTACATAGTTACGGTTCACTGCAGAAATAA
- a CDS encoding polyprenyl synthetase family protein, with protein MNRVSVESQTAKCALETIEQLLAEPLQQVTSQIQRTIVSDYALVNQSAAHLFNAGGKRIRPILLLLTSGLTGGIKPESIELAAALEIIHTATLIHDDIVDESPFRRGQPSVNGKWGNQVAVLVGDYLYAKASTLAVQNGIQRYARMLAEATTEMCLGEIRQIEQEGNFEIPESEYLQIIRRKTGILMSVSAELGGIVNDIPKEESARLKEFGLKLGIVFQMIDDTLDFTANLSRLGKPTNHDFYQGKITLPLIHLRDTLEPQARARLLSLADRTITESDIIWLNKMIDQHHSVEYVRNYARNLVDEANELLLGFPESVYKTALLRLGEYIIHRDK; from the coding sequence ATGAATAGAGTTAGTGTTGAATCGCAAACTGCAAAATGTGCTCTGGAAACTATTGAACAGTTACTCGCCGAGCCACTTCAGCAAGTTACTAGCCAAATTCAGCGCACGATTGTTTCAGATTACGCTTTGGTCAACCAATCCGCAGCCCATTTATTTAACGCTGGCGGGAAACGTATTCGCCCGATATTATTATTACTCACATCCGGATTAACCGGCGGGATTAAACCGGAAAGCATCGAACTTGCCGCTGCGCTTGAAATAATTCATACCGCAACGTTAATCCATGACGATATCGTTGATGAATCTCCGTTCCGTCGTGGGCAACCTTCTGTAAATGGAAAATGGGGAAATCAGGTAGCGGTATTAGTTGGCGATTATCTCTATGCAAAAGCGTCTACACTAGCGGTACAAAATGGAATCCAGCGATATGCGCGAATGTTAGCGGAAGCGACCACGGAAATGTGTCTTGGCGAAATTCGTCAGATTGAACAGGAAGGGAATTTCGAAATACCTGAATCGGAATATCTCCAGATTATCCGCCGGAAAACCGGAATATTGATGTCGGTAAGCGCTGAACTTGGTGGCATCGTCAATGATATTCCGAAAGAGGAATCGGCACGGTTAAAAGAATTCGGGTTAAAATTAGGCATAGTTTTCCAGATGATTGACGATACACTCGATTTCACCGCAAATCTCTCTAGATTAGGCAAACCAACCAACCACGATTTCTATCAGGGGAAAATAACCTTACCGTTGATTCATCTCCGAGATACCTTAGAACCGCAGGCACGCGCGCGACTTCTCTCATTAGCTGACCGCACAATAACTGAATCAGATATCATTTGGTTGAATAAAATGATTGACCAGCATCATTCAGTTGAATATGTTCGCAATTATGCAAGGAATCTGGTTGATGAAGCGAACGAACTTCTGCTCGGGTTTCCGGAATCGGTATATAAAACCGCTTTGTTGAGGTTAGGAGAATATATTATTCATCGCGATAAATGA
- a CDS encoding cytochrome c biogenesis protein ResB, protein MDNHTILPLQQPSSHIVSRFLHFWGSIKVTLSLFGLVIIASILGTLIPQKEFAQFYIQHYGMPIYHLFRITGIIDVYGSWWFITVLTLLGLATTVCAYNRYMALQRSERASQEMIIPEHIVNNPNTAVRLESNLESSAIVTKLGMLLKTAGYHVKTRTDRERTYLFGEKGLLNRWGNFLLHISIVIILLGAIIGRFGFRFPLTVAEGEMVTVPMPVPLWLNSLRKKVHSTLNQKVQLKLYLRKFEVETYPNSQLPKEFRSYVTLYNNDQPEVEAIIRVNHPLTYRGITFYQNSYGTTATVKSLILKLCDRQTNNEIKTVELEIGQSVQIPEHNMQIKLAKFYPDFSFDLATKEAVSKSNQLNNPAALIEEYTDTKLVGTTWVFVRFPEFHYSGKTRFNYEITDANIALNSYSVLQVVKDPGVPLIYLGFSGLILGLMLTLFIDHRRVWILLQKTDSGSIIQLAGTSNRNTKQLRVELEKFANQIESYSR, encoded by the coding sequence ATGGATAACCATACAATCCTTCCGTTACAGCAACCATCGTCACATATTGTTTCTCGGTTTCTCCATTTCTGGGGCTCGATAAAAGTTACCCTCAGTTTATTTGGATTAGTTATCATTGCGTCTATCCTTGGAACTTTAATCCCGCAAAAAGAATTCGCACAATTCTATATCCAGCACTACGGTATGCCGATATATCACTTGTTTCGGATAACCGGCATTATTGATGTTTATGGTAGCTGGTGGTTTATTACGGTATTAACGCTACTCGGGTTAGCGACTACAGTTTGCGCATATAATCGCTATATGGCATTACAACGGTCTGAACGCGCCTCGCAGGAAATGATTATTCCCGAACATATAGTTAACAATCCGAACACTGCGGTGCGATTAGAATCAAACTTAGAATCTTCTGCGATTGTAACCAAACTCGGTATGCTCTTGAAAACCGCTGGATATCATGTGAAAACTCGAACTGACCGCGAACGAACCTATCTTTTTGGCGAAAAAGGATTACTAAACCGCTGGGGCAATTTCCTTCTGCATATCAGTATCGTGATAATTTTGCTCGGCGCAATTATCGGCAGGTTCGGATTCAGGTTTCCACTGACCGTTGCGGAAGGTGAAATGGTTACCGTGCCGATGCCAGTTCCGCTATGGCTCAACTCGTTACGCAAAAAAGTGCATTCTACTTTGAACCAGAAAGTACAATTGAAACTGTATCTGCGGAAATTTGAAGTTGAAACCTATCCAAATTCGCAGCTGCCGAAAGAGTTTCGCAGTTATGTTACGCTCTATAACAACGACCAACCGGAAGTAGAAGCAATCATTCGCGTGAATCATCCGTTAACCTACCGGGGGATAACGTTTTATCAGAATAGTTATGGTACGACCGCAACCGTTAAAAGTTTAATCCTGAAACTCTGCGACCGGCAAACGAATAACGAAATTAAAACTGTTGAACTCGAAATCGGGCAATCGGTTCAAATACCGGAACATAACATGCAAATTAAACTAGCGAAATTCTATCCGGATTTTTCATTCGATTTAGCGACAAAAGAAGCGGTCAGTAAATCGAATCAATTGAACAATCCTGCGGCGTTAATTGAAGAATATACCGATACGAAATTAGTCGGCACGACTTGGGTTTTCGTTCGATTCCCAGAATTTCACTATTCCGGAAAAACCAGATTTAATTACGAAATCACCGATGCAAATATAGCGCTAAATTCATATTCGGTTTTGCAGGTGGTTAAAGACCCGGGCGTGCCGTTAATTTACCTTGGATTTAGCGGATTAATTCTCGGATTGATGTTAACCTTATTTATTGACCATCGTCGGGTATGGATTCTCCTCCAGAAAACCGATTCCGGAAGTATCATTCAGTTAGCTGGCACATCGAACCGGAACACGAAACAGCTACGAGTCGAATTGGAGAAATTCGCGAACCAAATTGAATCATATAGTCGGTAA